In a single window of the Trichoderma breve strain T069 chromosome 6, whole genome shotgun sequence genome:
- a CDS encoding ankyrin repeat domain-containing protein, with the protein MLLLNDQDKELLRLPGDGVEPSFILADVHRLTAEKQKVVQDKAWKINFGGRRIALKDVIVKMVSWLKSFEAIGDILVSMDPGHAALPWAAVKLLLQASQVVTRDQSQMGLVLIGLEQVACLITRCKVYEQLYLDNIEPQKMVHVNVMKSLSQVIVQLYAKLLSFLAHYIRLMNKNGVVKALHALLNPDEISDMLSEIGRLETRTIRDAGLCGKNMAQLAIHQTNEKFQEAREQLHELVSRMDTDTLQLWKKLNEDERVKILQWISDIPYESDHYTAKSGRIEGTGGWLIQHETYKAWRDAKESTVLWLNGIPGAGKTKLSSKVVDDLLQVVEGGDAGDMGFAYFYCDRNRADHQDPVAILRSLIRQLCAPCDTSSIDACAEHKYMVRKRKGFARDRLSGEECHELLLQLVGVQSGTYLVIDGLDECDRETRHVLMNILDDLIDKSGHPVKIYIASRTDQDLRSRYQGGTHLEVTANDNQADIETFVIEKMKQSDFCNTKMTSTVREQILTTFHDKSQGMFQWAVLHISELLALKRNNDILKYLHQLPRGLEAAYDKILQNISNQNGSQKDVAFAAFKIVMVSRRPLSPYELVAAVVQDPEMDFCIDGDVDIDYLLEVCHNLLVVTDGSLEKPVDAEHELLRADYTVMGGYQYQKVDDPRNSSRPVKTTRSGTTLIGPSSICRFSHLSVQEYLESKHWSTHESEAFMAGICLRTLLSFRISDNPTDWDLRRRGIATMDEIVLGDRTILSVAELEKSTTFRVIWEPEAHDEDGVTALEQIPDSHDDRHHEIRGVKSQAPPFQCFVEFSHDCAYDDNESYSGVIFDPYIEGYRNTGVEGWASYASHTFDSHLRCMVSAKGPDPATAGLLVEFLGKPGESSNSYRAWTVLNQNNYNLTKRRPNTSPKARNLFSSRALLRPISEPALGCAIIGLKQILQVWLEEGSLNSNLKNDRGDSLLVLAIESEHAQVCDLLLRHGADANISDFRGMSPLNIAVGKRNKEIVTALLKSGASPNFHSSQLEDYPLIRAVKLDDIGIARELLRHGADVSLGYQKITSSSPLIKAVLRSNMDLVALLLEYVQNLPRWQYHGIIWYALEEAVKVVHNSAAAVLGLLMPHATELKGLSVLHTAVMEGNWTAANALIKLKMDVNTLNGNFNTPLLCIMHSDCEEKSRKVKQLIEWGANVNATDIDGRTALYVCINRSIGREEIISLLLNHGANPNAVDKKDAAGARITSNGKAGGGIDENQEIGNQQGIDDKTALQEMLNEARGENNEQSRYTGDL; encoded by the exons CGCAGAATTGCCCTCAAAGATGTAATAGTGAAGATGGTGTCATGGCTCAAATCGTTTGAAGCCATCGGGGATATCCTTGTATCGATGGATCCAGGCCATGCGGCTTTACCATGGGCTGCAGTAAAACTCCTTTTACAG GCTTCGCAGGTCGTCACTAGGGATCAATCCCAGATGGGCTTGGTGCTCATTGGTTTGGAGCAAGTGGCTTGTCTCATCACGCGATGCAAAGTCTATGAGCAGCTGTACCTGGATAACATAGAGCCCCAAAAAATGGTCCATGTTAACGTTATGAAATCACTAAGTCAAGTGATTGTGCAGTTGTACGCTAAACTTCTATCTTTCCTAGCACACTACATTCGATTGATGAACAAGAACGGCGTTGTGAAAGCTTTACACGCACTTTTGAATCCGGATGAGATCTCAGACATGCTATCAGAAATTGGCAGACTTGAAACGAGAACAATCAGGGATGCTGGGTTGTGCGGAAAGAACATGGCTCAACTCGCAATCCACCAAACCAACGAAAAGtttcaagaagctcgagaacAGCTACATGAGCTCGTATCACGCATGGACACGGATACCCTACagctgtggaagaagctcaacgaagatgagagagttaAAATTTTGCAGTGGATATCGGATATACCGTACGAGAGTGATCATTACACGGCAAAAAGTGGAAGAATAGAAGGAACCGGGGGTTGGCTCATTCAGCATGAGACGTATAAAGCCTGGCGTGATGCTAAAGAGTCCACAGTCCTATGGCTAAATGGGATTC CCGGTGCTGGGAAAACAAAACTCTCGTCAAAAGTGGTCGATGATCTCTTACAGGTTGTGGAGGGTGGCGACGCCGGAGATATGGGATTTGCATACTTTTACTGCGACCGAAATCGAGCGGACCACCAAGACCCAGTGGCAATTCTTCGAAGTCTTATTCGACAACTTTGCGCACCATGCGACACTTCAAGTATTGATGCCTGCGCAGAGCATAAGTACATGGTAAGGAAGCGAAAAGGGTTTGCTAGAGACAGGTTGAGTGGCGAGGAGTGCcacgagctgctgcttcagctggTTGGAGTTCAGAGTGGAACGTACTTGGTTATAGATGGTCTCGATGAATGCGATCGGGAGACGCGTCACGTCTTAATGAATATCCTCGATGATTTGATTGACAAATCAGGGCATCCTGTCAAAATATATATTGCCAGCAGAACGGATCAGGATCTCCGGAGCCGATATCAAGGAGGGACGCACCTAGAAGTGACAGCAAACGACAACCAAGCTGATATTGAAACATTTGTCATCgaaaagatgaagcagagcgATTTCTGCAACACCAAGATGACCTCTACAGTTCGTGAGCAGATTCTCACAACATTTCATGACAAGAGTCAGGGAAT GTTCCAATGGGCCGTTCTTCATATTTCCGAGCTGCTTGCGCTGAAGCGGAATAATGACATCCTCAAGTACCTGCATCAGCTACCTAGAGGACTAGAAGCAGCCTACGACAAAATCCTTCAAAATATATCGAATCAGAACGGTAGTCAAAAAGACGTAGCCTTTGCAGCATTCAAGATCGTCATGGTGTCTCGGAGACCATTGTCCCCATACGAGCTGGTGGCAGCTGTGGTGCAGGATCCAGAAATGGATTTCTGTATCGACGGTGACGTCGATATCGACTATCTCCTCGAGGTCTGTCATAACCTACTAGTGGTGACCGATGGCTCTCTCGAGAAGCCGGTGGATGCGGAGCATGAGCTTCTCCGAGCAGACTATACAGTTATGGGTGGCTACCAGTATCAGAAGGTCGATGATCCTAGGAACTCTTCGCGACCAGTCAAAACAACACGATCCGGCACAACATTGATCGGCCCCTCTTCCATATGCCGCTTCTCTCACTTATCTGTACAGGAATACCTCGAGAGCAAACATTGGAGCACACATGAATCAGAGGCCTTTATGGCTGGAATCTGTTTAAGAACGCTCCTCTCTTTTCGCATCTCGGACAATCCTACCGACTGGGATTTGCGTAGGAGAGGCATTGCCACTATGGATGAAATAGTTCTTGGCGACCGAACTATATTATCAGTGGCTGAGTTGGAGAAGTCAACAACGTTCCGAGTCATTTGGGAGCCGGAGgctcatgatgaagacggtgtGACAGCTTTAGAACAAATACCAGATTCCCATGATGACCGCCATCACGAGATACGTGGTGTGAAGTCCCAGGCGCCGCCATTCCAATGCTTCGTAGAATTTTCGCATGATTGCGCCTACGACGATAACGAGTCCTACTCAGGCGTCATCTTCGACCCGTATATCGAAGGATACCGAAATACCGGAGTGGAGGGCTGGGCTTCCTATGCTTCTCATACATTTGATTCGCATTTGCGGTGCATGGTATCCGCAAAAGGGCCAGACCCGGCAACTGCTGGTCTACTGGTAGAGTTTTTGGGCAAACCGGGTGAATCAAGCAACTCGTATCGGGCATGGACGGTATTGAATCAGAATAATTATAACTTGACGAAACGACGCCCAAACACATCGCCGAAGGCCCGAAATCTGTTTTCTTCGCGGGCTCTGCTGCGTCCAATATCCGAACCGGCATTGGGCTGTGCCATAATAGGCCTGAAACAAATATTACAGGTCTGGCTTGAGGAGGGGAGCTTGAACAGTAACCTCAAGAACGATAGGGGAGACagcctccttgtcctcgcaATAGAGAGCGAACATGCGCAAGTTTGCGATTTGTTACTCAGGCATGGAGCAGATGCGAACATAAGCGATTTTCGAGGGATGAGCCCTCTTAACATTGCCGTtgggaaaagaaataaagaaatcGTGACGGCACTGCTTAAATCAGGGGCGAGTCCCAATTTCCACTCTTCCCAACTAGAGGATTATCCCCTCATCAGGGCTGTCAAACTCGACGACATCGGAATTGCACGAGAGCTACTTCGGCACGGTGCCGACGTCTCACTTGGCTATCAGAAGATAACTAGTTCATCGCCCCTCATCAAGGCTGTGCTACGATCCAACATGGATCTAGTGGCACTCCTACTTGAGTACGTCCAAAATTTGCCTCGTTGGCAGTACCATGGCATCATTTGGTatgctcttgaagaagccgtcAAAGTCGTACACaattctgctgctgcggtaCTGGGGCTCCTCATGCCACATGCTACCGAGCTGAAGGGCTTGTCGGTTCTTCATACAGCTGTAATGGAAGGGAATTGGACCGCAGCCAACGCGTTGATCAAGCTAAAGATGGATGTCAATACACTAAATGGCAATTTCAACACGCCTTTGCTGTGTATCATGCACAGTGATTGTGAAGAGAAGTCACGAAAAGTGAAACAGCTTATTGAATGGGGGGCCAATGTTAATGCCACAGACATCGATGGACGGACTGCGTTATACGTCTGTATCAATCGATCTATTGGCCGCGA AGAGATCATTTCCTTACTCTTAAACCACGGTGCGAACCCTAACGCTGTAGACAAGAAAG ACGCCGCCGGAGCCCGCATCACCTCTAACGGCAAAGCCGGTGGTGGGATAGATGAGAATCAGGAAATTGGTAATCAACAAGGCATTGATGATAAAACCGCTTTACAGGAAATGCTCAATGAAGCGCGAGGCGAGAATAATGAGCAGAGCCGGTATACCGGCGACCTATAA